In Sodalis ligni, a single genomic region encodes these proteins:
- a CDS encoding YceI family protein codes for MDPAHTSVVFSWNHFGFSNPTADFSNVTGNIVLDDKHITQTKVDVTIPIDSVDTHVQKLTEEFKGKDYFDQATYPQATFHSTKIISEGAHKYKVYGDLKIKDITKPVILNAVLNKIGQHPMEKKQAVGFNATTTIKRSEFGLDKYVPMVSDAVVITISTEALVK; via the coding sequence ATGGATCCCGCTCATACGTCGGTGGTGTTTTCCTGGAACCATTTCGGCTTTTCCAATCCCACCGCTGATTTTTCTAATGTTACCGGCAATATCGTGCTGGACGACAAGCACATCACCCAGACAAAAGTGGACGTGACTATCCCTATCGACAGCGTCGATACCCATGTGCAAAAGCTGACGGAAGAGTTTAAGGGCAAGGATTATTTCGATCAGGCCACCTATCCCCAGGCCACCTTCCACAGCACAAAAATCATCAGCGAAGGCGCCCACAAATATAAAGTGTATGGCGACCTGAAAATCAAGGACATTACCAAGCCGGTGATTTTGAATGCGGTGCTGAACAAGATAGGCCAGCATCCGATGGAGAAAAAACAGGCGGTGGGCTTTAACGCCACCACTACTATCAAACGCTCGGAATTCGGTTTGGATAAATATGTCCCCATGGTGAGCGATGCCGTGGTGATAACTATCTCCACCGAAGCCCTGGTAAAATAA
- a CDS encoding MurR/RpiR family transcriptional regulator gives MTPFDERLRDAYARLSPQEQRIAGFIADHFDDMTSYNSAELARLSGVSKATVSRLFRRLGYESYRQVRDELRTLRQSGMPLADRRDAVLGNTLLERHYKQEMANLTHWVNQMDGPQFSAVIQAMSHARRLCLVGLRNSYPVAMHLRQQLLQVRSQVNLLPQPGQTLAEEVIDLTGDDMVVVVAFRRRTPQIRPFLAKLQHNNVPVLLISEPQAQALIPLARWHLATPLDSVSAFDSYSSAMSLVNLISNALLHDTLAQGRQRIHNIADWYGSLEELEQRRT, from the coding sequence ATGACGCCTTTTGATGAGCGGCTGCGTGACGCTTATGCCCGTTTGTCGCCGCAGGAACAGCGCATAGCCGGGTTCATTGCCGATCATTTTGACGATATGACCAGCTATAACAGCGCCGAACTGGCGAGGCTGAGCGGGGTGTCCAAGGCGACGGTAAGCAGACTGTTCCGGCGTTTGGGATATGAGAGTTACCGCCAGGTCCGCGATGAGCTGCGCACGCTGCGCCAAAGCGGCATGCCCTTGGCGGATCGCCGCGACGCGGTGCTGGGCAATACGCTGCTGGAGCGGCATTACAAACAGGAAATGGCTAATCTGACCCACTGGGTCAACCAAATGGACGGCCCGCAGTTTTCCGCGGTGATCCAGGCCATGAGCCACGCCCGGCGACTGTGCCTGGTGGGGTTGCGCAACAGTTATCCGGTGGCGATGCACCTGCGTCAGCAGCTGTTGCAAGTGCGCAGTCAGGTTAACCTGCTGCCCCAGCCGGGACAAACCCTGGCGGAAGAGGTCATTGATCTCACCGGCGATGATATGGTGGTGGTGGTGGCGTTTCGCCGGCGTACCCCGCAAATCCGCCCGTTCTTGGCAAAACTTCAACACAATAATGTGCCGGTGCTGCTGATAAGCGAGCCCCAGGCGCAGGCCCTGATCCCGCTGGCGCGTTGGCATTTGGCCACGCCGCTGGACAGCGTATCGGCGTTTGATTCCTATTCGTCGGCCATGAGCCTGGTGAATTTAATCAGCAATGCGCTGTTGCACGACACCCTGGCCCAGGGGCGGCAGCGCATCCATAACATTGCGGACTGGTACGGCTCCCTGGAAGAGCTTGAGCAGCGCCGCACGTAA
- a CDS encoding pyridoxal phosphate-dependent aminotransferase yields the protein MSSTSFTPESKLPSLGTTIFTQMSALAQQHQAINLSQGFPDFSGPGYLKKRLAYHVEQGANQYAPMTGAVALRAAIADKTEQIYGWRPDADTEITVTAGATEALFAAVSALVRAGDEVICFDPSYDSYAPAVTLAGGVTRHIALQPPSFRVDWEVFRNQLTDKTRLVILNTPHNPSATVWQPEDFVQLWQAIAEREIYVLSDEVYEHICFAPGGHAGVLAHPQLRQRAIAVSSFGKTYHMTGWKIGYCIAPPVLSAEVRKIHQYLTFAVNTPAQLAIADMLNAEPQHWQQLPDFYRERRDHLTNALAPSRFKVLPCQGTYFLLADYSAISDMDDVAFSKWLTVEVGVAAIPLSVFCADPFPHKLIRLCFAKQDATLDAAAERLCQL from the coding sequence ATGAGCAGCACATCCTTCACACCTGAAAGCAAACTTCCGTCGTTGGGCACCACTATTTTTACCCAAATGAGCGCCCTGGCCCAGCAGCATCAAGCCATTAACCTGTCACAGGGTTTCCCGGATTTCTCCGGTCCCGGCTATTTGAAAAAAAGGCTGGCGTACCACGTCGAACAAGGCGCCAACCAATATGCGCCGATGACCGGCGCCGTGGCGCTGCGGGCCGCCATCGCCGATAAAACCGAACAGATTTACGGCTGGCGTCCCGATGCGGACACCGAGATTACCGTCACCGCCGGCGCCACCGAAGCGCTGTTCGCCGCCGTCAGCGCGCTGGTTCGCGCCGGCGATGAGGTCATCTGTTTCGACCCGAGCTACGACAGCTATGCCCCGGCGGTAACCCTGGCGGGCGGCGTCACACGCCACATCGCCCTGCAGCCGCCGTCGTTTCGCGTCGACTGGGAGGTCTTTCGCAATCAATTAACCGATAAAACCCGCCTGGTTATCCTGAACACCCCGCATAATCCTTCCGCCACCGTCTGGCAGCCGGAAGATTTCGTACAGCTGTGGCAGGCCATCGCCGAGCGTGAAATTTACGTGCTCAGCGATGAAGTCTATGAACATATCTGCTTCGCCCCCGGCGGCCATGCCGGCGTGCTGGCCCATCCGCAGCTGCGCCAGCGGGCCATTGCCGTCTCGTCGTTCGGCAAGACCTATCATATGACCGGCTGGAAAATCGGCTACTGCATCGCGCCGCCGGTGCTCAGCGCCGAAGTGCGCAAAATCCACCAATACCTCACCTTTGCGGTGAACACGCCGGCCCAGCTGGCCATCGCCGATATGCTGAACGCCGAACCGCAGCACTGGCAGCAGTTGCCCGACTTCTATCGCGAACGGCGCGATCATCTTACCAACGCATTGGCGCCGAGCCGGTTCAAGGTGCTGCCGTGCCAGGGCACTTACTTCCTGCTGGCGGACTACAGCGCCATATCAGACATGGACGACGTGGCGTTCAGCAAATGGCTGACGGTGGAAGTGGGCGTCGCCGCCATTCCCCTGTCGGTCTTTTGCGCCGATCCTTTCCCGCACAAGCTCATCCGGCTGTGCTTTGCCAAACAGGATGCCACTCTTGACGCCGCCGCGGAGCGCTTATGTCAACTCTGA
- the uraD gene encoding 2-oxo-4-hydroxy-4-carboxy-5-ureidoimidazoline decarboxylase, with product MLLACAAVRSWGDAIIAARPFRGLDELLAFADETARRWGAEQVDEALMQHPRIGESREHNDAAAEYSRREQPVFTDGDEQLKRALREGNRFYEAKFGRIFLIRAAGRSGEEILACLRQRLHNSVEQEQRETANQLREIALLRLRQGVL from the coding sequence ATGTTGCTTGCATGCGCCGCCGTGCGCTCCTGGGGTGATGCCATCATCGCCGCCCGGCCTTTTAGGGGCCTGGATGAGCTGCTGGCCTTTGCCGATGAAACCGCCCGGCGGTGGGGAGCGGAACAGGTGGATGAGGCGTTGATGCAGCATCCGCGCATCGGGGAGTCACGGGAGCATAACGACGCCGCCGCCGAATATTCCCGCCGCGAGCAACCGGTGTTTACCGATGGCGATGAGCAACTGAAACGGGCGTTAAGGGAAGGCAATCGGTTCTACGAGGCTAAATTCGGCCGGATATTCCTGATTCGCGCCGCCGGGCGCAGCGGCGAGGAGATCCTGGCCTGTTTGCGGCAGCGGCTGCATAACAGCGTCGAACAAGAACAGCGGGAGACGGCGAATCAACTGCGGGAGATTGCGCTCTTACGCTTACGGCAGGGAGTTTTATGA
- a CDS encoding amino acid ABC transporter permease has product MTSFTDWDIVRNLLLAARWTLLLSLVAFVGGGLVTLPLMLMRLSRRRWLKQAIRAYSNLFQGTPLLMQLFLAFFGLALFGIDVSPWLAAALALTLFTSAFLVDIWGGSIDALPKGQWEASRCLGLSFGQTLLRVMAPQAVRIAIAPTVGFSVQVIKGTALASIIGFVELTKAGTMLSNVTFQPFKVFGLVALGYFIMCYPLSRFSHYLERKLHAADNH; this is encoded by the coding sequence ATGACCTCGTTCACCGACTGGGATATCGTGCGCAACCTGCTGCTGGCCGCGCGCTGGACCTTATTACTGTCCCTGGTGGCCTTTGTCGGCGGCGGACTGGTAACGTTGCCGCTGATGCTGATGCGCCTGTCGCGCCGGCGCTGGCTGAAACAGGCTATCCGCGCCTACTCAAACCTGTTTCAGGGCACGCCGCTGCTGATGCAGCTGTTCCTGGCCTTCTTCGGCCTGGCGCTGTTCGGCATTGACGTCAGCCCCTGGCTGGCGGCGGCGCTGGCCCTGACGCTGTTCACCAGCGCGTTCCTGGTGGATATCTGGGGCGGCAGTATCGACGCCCTGCCTAAAGGACAATGGGAGGCGTCACGCTGTCTGGGCCTGAGCTTCGGCCAGACCCTGCTGCGGGTGATGGCGCCCCAGGCCGTGCGCATCGCCATCGCGCCGACGGTGGGTTTTTCGGTGCAGGTCATTAAAGGCACCGCCCTGGCCTCCATCATCGGTTTTGTCGAGCTCACCAAAGCGGGAACCATGCTGTCCAATGTCACCTTCCAGCCCTTTAAAGTCTTCGGGCTGGTGGCGCTGGGGTATTTCATTATGTGTTACCCCCTGTCCCGCTTCAGCCACTATCTGGAGAGAAAGCTTCATGCCGCTGATAACCATTAA
- a CDS encoding amidohydrolase: MSTLKITVLQQPLAWMDGEANLAHFDGLLATTAGRDLIILPEMFTTGFAMEAANNALPQGRVVEWLHKWAAYAKAMVAGSAAISTPDGAVNRFLLVEPSGQVHVYDKRHLFRMAEEHQYYQAGQKRLVVEWRGWRILPQVCYDLRFPVWSRNRQDYDLALYVANWPAPRAGHWQTLLAARAIENQAYVAGCNRVGTDGNGHHYSGDSMIIDPSGNILAQGKPHQPACLEAELSLDILQQYRKAFPAWLDADNFQLDA; the protein is encoded by the coding sequence ATGTCAACTCTGAAAATCACGGTACTGCAACAGCCATTAGCCTGGATGGACGGCGAGGCCAATCTGGCCCATTTCGACGGCCTGCTGGCCACTACCGCCGGACGCGATCTGATAATCCTGCCGGAAATGTTCACCACCGGCTTCGCCATGGAAGCGGCCAATAACGCCCTGCCCCAGGGGCGGGTAGTGGAATGGCTGCATAAGTGGGCGGCATACGCCAAGGCAATGGTGGCCGGCAGCGCCGCCATCAGCACTCCGGACGGCGCGGTAAACCGCTTTTTGCTGGTGGAACCCTCGGGCCAGGTCCATGTCTATGACAAACGGCATCTGTTCCGCATGGCCGAAGAACATCAATATTATCAGGCCGGGCAAAAACGGCTGGTGGTAGAGTGGCGCGGCTGGCGGATCCTGCCCCAGGTATGCTATGACCTGCGCTTCCCGGTATGGTCCCGCAACCGGCAGGACTACGACTTGGCGCTCTATGTCGCCAACTGGCCCGCCCCCCGCGCCGGCCACTGGCAAACCCTGCTGGCGGCCCGCGCCATTGAAAACCAGGCCTACGTGGCCGGCTGCAACCGGGTCGGCACCGACGGCAACGGCCATCACTACAGCGGCGACAGCATGATTATCGACCCGTCCGGCAACATACTGGCGCAGGGTAAACCGCATCAGCCGGCGTGCCTGGAAGCCGAACTATCGCTGGATATCCTGCAACAATACCGCAAGGCGTTCCCCGCCTGGCTGGACGCCGATAATTTTCAATTGGATGCCTAG
- a CDS encoding transporter substrate-binding domain-containing protein, whose product MTIRKQLIALAGAVLLLTQAGAAMADQWQQIQQRGVLRVAIPQDFPPFGSIGTDMQAEGYDIDMAHYLADKMKLKLQLVPVTSANRVPYLQTDKVDLVISSLGKNAEREKTIDFSRAYAPFFLGVFGPKDDGLKAPAELSGKTIAVTRGAVEDMVLTDLAPKDAQIKRYEDNNTTLSAYMSGQVQYVATGNLVVSAIARQNPAKAPVPKFMLKDSPCFIGLRKDEPALKEKVNALITEALKDNTLNSLSEKWMKAPLPADLGA is encoded by the coding sequence ATGACCATCAGAAAACAGCTTATTGCCCTGGCGGGCGCGGTCCTGTTGCTGACCCAAGCCGGCGCGGCCATGGCCGATCAGTGGCAGCAAATCCAGCAGCGCGGGGTATTGCGCGTTGCCATCCCGCAGGATTTCCCGCCTTTTGGTTCCATCGGCACAGACATGCAGGCCGAGGGCTACGATATCGATATGGCGCATTATCTGGCCGACAAGATGAAGCTCAAACTGCAACTGGTGCCGGTGACCAGCGCCAATCGGGTGCCTTACCTGCAAACGGATAAGGTGGATCTGGTGATATCCAGTTTGGGCAAAAACGCCGAACGTGAAAAAACCATCGATTTCAGCCGGGCCTACGCCCCGTTTTTCCTCGGCGTATTCGGGCCGAAGGACGATGGGCTCAAAGCGCCGGCCGAGCTTAGCGGCAAAACCATAGCGGTGACCCGCGGCGCGGTGGAGGATATGGTGCTGACCGACCTGGCGCCGAAAGATGCGCAGATCAAACGTTACGAAGATAATAACACCACGCTGTCGGCCTATATGTCCGGCCAGGTGCAGTATGTGGCCACCGGCAATCTGGTGGTGAGCGCCATTGCCCGCCAGAACCCCGCCAAAGCGCCGGTGCCGAAATTCATGCTGAAGGATTCCCCCTGCTTTATCGGCCTGCGCAAGGATGAACCGGCGCTGAAGGAGAAGGTTAACGCGCTTATCACCGAAGCGCTAAAGGACAATACCCTGAACAGCCTGTCCGAAAAATGGATGAAAGCGCCGCTGCCGGCGGATTTGGGCGCCTGA
- the uraH gene encoding hydroxyisourate hydrolase has protein sequence MGIITSHVLDTSLGKPATGMEMALELQRDGDWVRLSGGTTGADGRLNGLTPEGVPPGHYRLSAGVGAYFAAGGRSTLYGCAVIDFYLAEGDEHLHLPLLVSPYGWSTYRGS, from the coding sequence ATGGGCATCATTACTTCGCATGTGCTGGATACCTCGCTGGGTAAACCGGCGACGGGAATGGAGATGGCGCTGGAGTTGCAGCGGGATGGCGATTGGGTCAGGCTGTCCGGCGGCACCACCGGCGCCGATGGGCGTTTGAACGGGTTGACGCCTGAGGGCGTGCCGCCGGGGCATTATCGCTTGAGCGCCGGGGTGGGGGCGTATTTTGCCGCCGGCGGCCGTTCTACGCTGTATGGCTGTGCCGTGATTGATTTTTATCTGGCCGAGGGGGATGAGCATCTGCATTTGCCGCTGCTGGTGAGCCCGTATGGGTGGTCGACGTATCGGGGGAGCTGA
- a CDS encoding pyridoxal-phosphate-dependent aminotransferase family protein, whose protein sequence is MLDNAKYDQINPPSRLLMGPGPINADPRVLRAMASQLVEQYDPAMTGYMNEVMALYRGVFKTENPWTLLVDGTSRAGIEAVLLSVIRPGDKVLVPVFGRFGHLLCEIARRCRAEVHIIEAPWGEVFSPDQIEDAVKRVRPRVLLTVQGDTSTTMLQPLEQLGEICRRYDALFYTDATASLGGNALESDAWGLDAVSAGLQKCLGGPSGSAPVTLSARCEAVIRSRKCVEEGIRTAEHRDGDDEMIYSNYFDLGMIMDYWGPERLNHHTEATSMLFAARECARLLLEEGLDAAIERHKLHGGAMLAGIDAMGLEVFGDRRHKMNNVLGVVIPTGLDGEQVRQMMLNDFAIEIGTSFGPLKGKIWRIGTMGYNARKDCVMQTLSALVGVLHRLGFAGPRGAGLLAAWDHYRRGQPS, encoded by the coding sequence ATGTTGGATAACGCAAAGTACGATCAAATCAATCCTCCCTCCCGTCTGCTGATGGGGCCGGGTCCGATTAACGCCGATCCGCGGGTGCTGCGGGCGATGGCCAGCCAACTGGTGGAACAATACGATCCCGCCATGACCGGTTATATGAATGAAGTGATGGCGCTGTACCGTGGGGTGTTCAAGACCGAAAACCCCTGGACGCTGCTGGTGGACGGCACGTCACGCGCCGGTATCGAAGCGGTGCTGCTGTCGGTAATCCGCCCCGGTGACAAAGTCCTGGTGCCGGTATTCGGCCGGTTCGGCCATCTGCTGTGCGAAATTGCCCGGCGCTGCCGCGCCGAGGTCCATATCATCGAGGCTCCCTGGGGCGAGGTGTTCAGCCCCGACCAGATTGAAGACGCGGTGAAACGAGTACGTCCGCGGGTGCTGCTTACCGTGCAGGGGGATACTTCAACCACCATGCTGCAACCCCTGGAACAGCTGGGGGAAATCTGCCGCCGTTACGATGCGCTGTTTTACACCGACGCCACCGCATCCCTCGGGGGGAATGCCCTGGAAAGCGATGCCTGGGGCCTGGATGCGGTTTCCGCCGGTTTGCAGAAATGCCTGGGCGGTCCCTCCGGCAGCGCCCCGGTCACCCTCAGCGCCCGCTGCGAAGCAGTCATCCGCAGCCGTAAATGCGTAGAGGAGGGGATTCGCACCGCCGAGCATCGGGATGGCGACGATGAGATGATTTATTCCAACTATTTCGACCTCGGCATGATCATGGATTACTGGGGACCGGAACGCTTAAATCACCATACCGAAGCCACCAGCATGCTGTTCGCCGCCCGCGAATGCGCCCGGCTGTTGCTGGAGGAAGGCCTTGATGCGGCCATAGAACGCCACAAACTGCACGGCGGGGCGATGCTGGCGGGTATCGACGCCATGGGGCTCGAGGTCTTCGGCGACAGGCGCCATAAAATGAATAATGTGCTGGGGGTGGTTATCCCCACCGGCCTTGACGGCGAACAGGTGCGGCAGATGATGCTGAATGATTTCGCCATTGAAATCGGCACCTCGTTCGGGCCGCTGAAAGGGAAAATCTGGCGTATCGGCACCATGGGCTATAACGCGCGCAAGGATTGCGTGATGCAAACCCTTAGCGCCCTGGTAGGAGTGCTGCATCGTCTGGGCTTTGCCGGTCCACGGGGGGCCGGCCTGCTGGCGGCCTGGGATCATTACCGGAGGGGGCAGCCATCATGA
- a CDS encoding amino acid ABC transporter permease — MTYQLNFPALWPYLPQLLSGLWVTIMLAAVATVGGIAIGICGAAVRSSRYALPGRVWGLYVELIRNTPFVVQLFFIVFGLPALGLKLTAGEAALLAMLVNLGAYSTEIIRAGIQVTPKGQWEAGRVLGLSRGQVFLRVVLPPSLGRIYPSLVSQCVIVMLGSSVVSQVSYEELTFAGSLIQSRTFLSFEVYLVVTLIYLALSLLMRQVLLRAGRLIFGGGMS; from the coding sequence ATGACCTATCAGCTCAATTTCCCGGCGCTTTGGCCCTACCTGCCACAACTGCTGTCCGGTCTGTGGGTGACCATCATGCTGGCTGCCGTCGCCACCGTGGGCGGCATCGCCATCGGCATCTGCGGAGCGGCCGTACGCAGCAGCCGGTATGCTCTGCCGGGCCGGGTATGGGGCCTTTATGTGGAACTTATCCGCAATACGCCTTTTGTGGTGCAACTGTTTTTTATCGTCTTCGGCCTGCCGGCGCTGGGATTGAAGCTGACCGCCGGCGAGGCGGCGCTGCTGGCGATGCTGGTGAACCTTGGCGCCTACAGTACCGAAATCATCCGCGCCGGCATCCAGGTGACGCCGAAAGGCCAGTGGGAAGCAGGCCGGGTGCTGGGCCTGTCCCGCGGGCAGGTTTTTCTGCGGGTGGTTCTGCCGCCGTCGTTGGGACGCATCTATCCCTCCCTGGTGAGCCAATGTGTGATTGTGATGCTCGGTTCCTCGGTGGTTTCCCAGGTTTCATATGAAGAGCTGACCTTTGCCGGCAGCCTTATCCAGTCGCGCACCTTCCTGAGTTTTGAGGTTTACCTGGTGGTGACGCTTATCTATCTGGCGCTGTCGCTGCTGATGCGGCAGGTTCTGCTGCGGGCCGGCCGCCTGATATTCGGCGGAGGGATGTCATGA
- the hpxK gene encoding allantoate amidohydrolase, which produces MTDYGMPEPFAADAARRVMARCDILAAISETPGQLTRTYLSREHLLANKQVGEWMRSAGMRVWQDSVGNICGRYEGQQEDLPAILLGSHLDTVRNAGRYDGMLGVLTAIELVHFLHQRQLRLPRAIEVIGFADEEGTRFGIALLGSRGITGTWPPDWLGRKDEEGIDVAQAMTRAGLDPALILRAKRDAKAFAAYLELHIEQGPCLEQAGTALGVVTAINGARRLNCRFAGVAGHAGTVPMPLRKDALSAAARWIAQIDDLTVARGPQMVATVGTLQCLPGAVNVIPGEVKLTLDVRGPDSEELQGLVTALLGLAGTIASRRGIGFSAEEFYHIGATPCDAILQAKLAESLCRIQGSSPRLPSGAGHDAIALAECWPVGMLFIRCRRGVSHHPDELVAEADVAVALRAYFDAVSALASTVGDIGASLKAG; this is translated from the coding sequence ATGACCGATTATGGTATGCCCGAGCCCTTCGCCGCCGACGCCGCCCGGCGGGTCATGGCGCGCTGCGATATTTTGGCCGCCATCAGCGAAACGCCGGGCCAGCTGACCCGAACCTACCTGTCGCGGGAGCATCTGTTGGCAAACAAGCAGGTAGGTGAATGGATGCGCTCGGCGGGCATGCGGGTCTGGCAGGACAGCGTGGGCAATATCTGCGGGCGCTACGAAGGGCAGCAAGAGGATTTGCCCGCCATCCTGCTGGGATCGCATCTGGACACGGTGCGTAATGCCGGGCGCTATGACGGTATGCTGGGGGTGCTGACCGCCATTGAGCTGGTGCACTTTCTTCATCAGCGGCAACTGCGCCTGCCCCGGGCCATCGAGGTGATCGGGTTTGCCGATGAAGAGGGCACGCGCTTCGGCATAGCCCTGCTGGGCAGCCGGGGGATCACGGGCACCTGGCCGCCGGACTGGCTGGGGCGTAAAGACGAGGAAGGTATCGACGTGGCGCAGGCCATGACCCGGGCCGGTCTGGATCCTGCCCTTATCCTCCGGGCCAAGCGGGATGCAAAGGCCTTCGCCGCCTATCTGGAATTGCATATCGAGCAAGGTCCCTGCCTGGAGCAGGCGGGAACGGCGCTGGGAGTGGTGACCGCCATCAATGGCGCCCGGCGTCTTAATTGCCGGTTCGCCGGCGTGGCGGGCCATGCCGGCACGGTACCGATGCCGCTGCGTAAAGACGCGCTGAGCGCCGCCGCGCGCTGGATTGCGCAAATCGACGATCTCACCGTTGCCCGCGGACCGCAAATGGTGGCCACCGTCGGCACCTTGCAATGCCTGCCGGGAGCGGTGAACGTGATTCCCGGCGAGGTGAAACTGACGCTGGATGTGCGCGGCCCGGACAGCGAGGAACTGCAGGGGCTGGTTACCGCGCTGCTCGGCCTGGCCGGCACCATCGCTTCCCGGCGCGGTATCGGCTTTAGCGCGGAAGAGTTTTATCATATCGGCGCCACCCCTTGTGATGCCATACTGCAGGCTAAACTGGCGGAGAGCCTGTGCCGCATACAGGGCAGCAGCCCGCGTTTGCCCAGCGGCGCCGGCCATGACGCCATTGCGTTGGCGGAGTGCTGGCCGGTGGGGATGCTATTTATCCGCTGCCGCCGGGGTGTCAGCCATCATCCCGATGAGCTGGTGGCGGAAGCGGACGTGGCCGTCGCGCTGCGGGCCTATTTTGATGCCGTCAGCGCCCTGGCGAGCACCGTGGGGGATATCGGCGCGAGCCTGAAGGCGGGCTGA
- a CDS encoding amino acid ABC transporter ATP-binding protein, whose amino-acid sequence MPLITINQVQKYYGQNHVLKGIDLDIDQGEVVSIIGRSGSGKSTLLRCINGLEGYQEGSIKLGGMTVTNRDSQAREISRSVGMVFQSFNLFPHMTALQNVMLAPRRVLGKKAAECRELAELMLNKVGLGDRLDYYPSSLSGGQQQRVAIARALAMDPKVLLCDEITSALDPELVGEVLKVLEKLAAEGMTLILVTHEMNFAREVGDRVVFMHQGKVWEQGQSRQLFARPQTAELKQFIASVRGLGDA is encoded by the coding sequence ATGCCGCTGATAACCATTAATCAGGTGCAGAAATATTACGGCCAAAACCACGTGCTAAAAGGCATCGATCTGGATATCGACCAGGGGGAGGTGGTCTCCATCATCGGCCGCAGCGGCTCCGGCAAAAGCACCCTGCTGCGCTGCATCAACGGCCTGGAAGGCTACCAGGAAGGCAGCATCAAGCTGGGGGGCATGACGGTCACCAACCGCGATTCACAAGCACGGGAAATAAGCCGCTCGGTGGGCATGGTTTTCCAGAGTTTTAATCTGTTCCCGCACATGACCGCGCTGCAAAATGTCATGCTGGCGCCGCGCCGGGTGCTGGGGAAAAAAGCGGCGGAATGCCGCGAACTGGCCGAGCTGATGCTGAATAAGGTCGGGTTGGGAGACCGTTTGGATTATTATCCCTCGAGCCTGTCCGGCGGCCAGCAGCAGAGGGTAGCCATTGCCCGCGCGCTGGCGATGGACCCCAAGGTGCTGCTGTGCGATGAGATTACCTCGGCGCTGGATCCCGAGCTGGTGGGAGAAGTGCTGAAGGTGCTGGAGAAATTGGCCGCCGAAGGCATGACCCTGATACTTGTGACCCATGAAATGAATTTCGCCCGGGAAGTGGGGGATCGGGTGGTGTTTATGCACCAGGGCAAAGTGTGGGAGCAGGGGCAAAGCCGTCAATTGTTCGCCAGGCCGCAAACGGCGGAGCTGAAACAGTTTATCGCCTCGGTGCGCGGTTTAGGAGATGCCTGA